A part of Pieris napi chromosome 9, ilPieNapi1.2, whole genome shotgun sequence genomic DNA contains:
- the LOC125052397 gene encoding acyl-CoA Delta-9 desaturase has translation MAATMTETKQHTDFSKLSKTRESDWPAVLFFIHIHFLSIYAVWLVFTEAKLLTILFLLVLTLFATLGATVGAHRLWAHNTYKASSELRIFLMLCQTLVGQGSIYNWVQYHRLHHAQFKTDGDPYNAKHGFIYAHFLTRLRKLSDYQLALKDTVDMSDLEKDSIVMFQKRFYWILYGLLFMLLPLNAPLEYWNDSVLSAIFLIGFLRYCLVLHASWLIESGVVLWGLKEGEKFPPDSNLVFVLNRTFWPHYHYIYPNDYKSGEYGTYDSGCSTAFIKVFAALGLATKLTTLEPRTLQIAMAESTKTNKPISDCIEEALKNQILSDEHFLIQ, from the exons ATGGCGGCAACCATGACGGAAACGAAGCAACACACAGATTTTAGCAAATTGAGTAAAACTCGGGAGTCTGACTGGCCTGCAGTACttttcttcatacatattCACTTTCTGTCAATATACGCCGTATGGCTCGTTTTCACAGAAGCCAAATTACTTACTATATTATTCC TTCTCGTCCTTACATTATTTGCCACACTAGGAGCCACTGTTGGAGCACATAGACTATGGGCACACAACACATATAAAGCAAGCTCTGAACTCAGAATATTCCTTATGCTGTGTCAAACTTTAGTTGGACAG GGTTCAATATACAACTGGGTCCAGTATCACAGGTTACATCACGCTCAATTCAAAACTGATGGAGATCCCTACAATGCAAAACATGGATTTATTTACGCACATTTCCTTACAAGGCTGCGTAAACTAAGCGACTATCAACTAGCTCTCAAGGACACTGTAGATATGTCAGACCTAGAGAAGGACTCGATTGTCATGTTtcaaaaaag gTTTTACTGGATACTATacggtttattatttatgctcCTTCCATTAAACGCCCCTCTCGAATATTGGAATGACAGTGTATTAAGCGCGATATTTCTCATTGGCTTTTTGCGGTACTGCCTCGTGTTACATGCATCTTGGCTCATCGAGAGCGGAGTAGTACTATGGGGATTGAAAGAAGGCGaaaa gttcCCCCCAGACAGCAATCTTGTGTTTGTCTTAAATAGAACATTTTGGCCACACTACCACTACATCTACCCAAACGACTATAAATCTGGAGAATATGGCACATACG ATTCGGGCTGCTCAACTGCGTTTATAAAAGTATTCGCAGCACTTGGCCTTGCAACGAAATTAACAACACTCGAACCTCGCACTCTGCAAATCGCTATGGCGGAGAGCACCAAAACCAACAAGCCTATTAGCGACTGCATAGAGGAAGCTTTAAAAAACCAAATACTAAGCGATGAACACTTTTTAATACAGTAA